A single Mucilaginibacter inviolabilis DNA region contains:
- a CDS encoding tetratricopeptide repeat protein, with protein sequence MRIILLVFLCSLSLSASAQWYKYNPFRKHERYPQIALLKDHSIKRLPVAQITKPKIMYAQIERTPYALFLMEASVMKTAQHNMRFRVYNSASYNFSDLAQMYLKQNRLSEAKWYLLQSLQISRQQNDSRHTITNLINLAAVKTGYGDFPQAKQDLIEARTLASSLGLTMDVAAVDKQMRYLEENKTRLKTEIRYAETTDSDGNSAIK encoded by the coding sequence ATGAGAATCATTTTACTTGTATTCTTATGTTCACTTAGCCTTTCTGCATCTGCACAGTGGTATAAGTACAACCCTTTCAGAAAGCATGAACGCTATCCGCAGATTGCGCTTTTGAAGGATCACTCCATCAAAAGATTACCCGTTGCACAGATTACAAAACCCAAAATCATGTATGCTCAAATAGAGCGTACTCCGTATGCCCTTTTCCTGATGGAGGCGTCGGTAATGAAAACAGCACAGCATAATATGCGTTTCCGGGTTTATAATTCGGCCAGCTATAATTTCAGCGATCTGGCTCAAATGTATCTGAAACAGAACAGGCTGTCAGAGGCTAAATGGTATTTGCTGCAAAGTTTGCAGATATCGCGCCAGCAAAATGATAGCCGGCATACCATCACTAACCTCATTAACCTGGCCGCGGTAAAAACCGGCTATGGCGATTTTCCGCAAGCTAAACAGGACCTGATAGAAGCCCGTACCCTGGCCAGTTCATTAGGCCTTACCATGGATGTAGCCGCAGTTGATAAACAAATGCGTTACCTGGAAGAGAACAAAACCCGCCTGAAAACCGAGATTCGTTACGCCGAAACGACTGATAGTGACGGCAATTCAGCTATAAAGTAA